One Hevea brasiliensis isolate MT/VB/25A 57/8 chromosome 5, ASM3005281v1, whole genome shotgun sequence genomic region harbors:
- the LOC110658163 gene encoding protein NUCLEAR FUSION DEFECTIVE 4 isoform X2, translated as MAGQSRKWMILVATTWIQAFTGTNFDFSSYSSNLKSVLGISQVQLNYLAVASDMGKAFGWCSGWSLLHFPLWVVLFMAAFLGLFGYGVQWLVISKIITLPYVLVFLLCLTAGCSICWFNTVCYVLCIKNFSTNRALALSLTISFNGVSAAIYTLIANAINPQNDTLYLLLNAAVPLLVSVLALLPILRQPPLQHLATDATSWDSSIFLVLNILAIITGLYLLLLDSLSSVSSTACFLLGGAILLLVLPLCLPGIVCARNWARQTIHASFHSDGSRFNLVDTDDLELVKGLIGSENCSGSNGNSYRVMEKGVCLTCFGRVMEKDRLTMLGEEHSAPALVRRWDFWIYYVTYFCGGTIGLVYSNNLGQIAESLGYSELSSLVTLYSSCSFFGRLLSAAPDFLPRCTLQGLGG; from the exons ATGGCAGGGCAGTCAAGAAAATGGATGATACTAGTGGCTACAACATGGATACAGGCATTTACAGGGACAAACTTTGATTTCTCATCCTACTCTTCCAATTTAAAATCTGTTCTTGGGATATCACAGGTCCAGCTAAACTACTTGGCTGTGGCATCTGATATGGGAAAGGCTTTTGGGTGGTGTTCTGGGTGGTCTCTTTTGCATTTTCCTCTGTGGGTTGTCTTGTTCATGGCTGCCTTCTTGGGGCTCTTTGGCTATGGTGTTCAATGGCTTGTCATTTCCAAGATCATCACTTTGCCTTATGTTCTG GTATTTCTCCTATGCTTGACCGCTGGATGCAGCATCTGCTGGTTCAACACAGTTTGCTATGTTCTATGCATAAAAAACTTTTCAACAAACAGAGCATTAGCATTATCCCTCACCATCAGTTTCAATGGAGTTAGTGCTGCCATCTATACCCTCATTGCAAATGCAATAAACCCTCAAAATGATACTCTGTACCTCCTCTTAAATGCAGCTGTCCCTCTTCTTGTGTCTGTTCTGGCACTGCTCCCCATCCTACGCCAACCACCTTTGCAGCACCTTGCCACTGATGCTACGAGCTGGGACTCCTCCATTTTTCTTGTCCTCAACATTCTAGCCATTATCACTGGCCTATATCTGCTCCTCTTGGATTCATTATCCTCTGTTTCGTCAACAGCATGCTTCCTTCTCGGGGGTGCTATTCTTCTGTTAGTCCTTCCCTTGTGCTTACCAGGTATTGTGTGTGCAAGAAACTGGGCTAGGCAGACCATCCATGCAAGTTTCCATTCTGATGGTTCAAGATTCAATTTGGTTGACACTGATGACCTTGAGCTTGTTAAAGGACTCATCGGAAGTGAAAACTGTAGTGGCTCAAATGGCAATTCCTATAGGGTGATGGAGAAGGGGGTTTGTCTTACTTGTTTTGGAAGGGTAATGGAGAAGGATAGGTTGACTATGCTTGGCGAAGAGCACTCAGCTCCAGCACTAGTGCGTAGGTGGGATTTTTGGATATATTACGTTACATATTTCTGTGGAGGGACAATAGGGCTGGTTTACAGCAATAATCTAGGACAGATTGCTGAGTCTCTTGGATATTCAGAACTTAGTTCCCTCGTTACCCTCTACTCATCATGCTCATTCTTTGGTCGCTTGCTTTCAGCTGCCCCAGATTTCCTGC CAAGGTGTACTTTGCAAGGACTGGGTGGTTAG
- the LOC110658163 gene encoding protein NUCLEAR FUSION DEFECTIVE 4 isoform X1 translates to MAGQSRKWMILVATTWIQAFTGTNFDFSSYSSNLKSVLGISQVQLNYLAVASDMGKAFGWCSGWSLLHFPLWVVLFMAAFLGLFGYGVQWLVISKIITLPYVLVFLLCLTAGCSICWFNTVCYVLCIKNFSTNRALALSLTISFNGVSAAIYTLIANAINPQNDTLYLLLNAAVPLLVSVLALLPILRQPPLQHLATDATSWDSSIFLVLNILAIITGLYLLLLDSLSSVSSTACFLLGGAILLLVLPLCLPGIVCARNWARQTIHASFHSDGSRFNLVDTDDLELVKGLIGSENCSGSNGNSYRVMEKGVCLTCFGRVMEKDRLTMLGEEHSAPALVRRWDFWIYYVTYFCGGTIGLVYSNNLGQIAESLGYSELSSLVTLYSSCSFFGRLLSAAPDFLRDKVYFARTGWLAVVIVPTPIAFFLLVASGSEEALQACTALVGLSSGFVFSAAVSITSELFGPNSAGVNHNILITNIPIGSLLYGLLAAIVYDSNAGSTSLLETQLGKEMVCMGRQCYLKTFIVWGCISLVGLVSSFLLFLRTRPAYDHFKSSRNRTQSS, encoded by the exons ATGGCAGGGCAGTCAAGAAAATGGATGATACTAGTGGCTACAACATGGATACAGGCATTTACAGGGACAAACTTTGATTTCTCATCCTACTCTTCCAATTTAAAATCTGTTCTTGGGATATCACAGGTCCAGCTAAACTACTTGGCTGTGGCATCTGATATGGGAAAGGCTTTTGGGTGGTGTTCTGGGTGGTCTCTTTTGCATTTTCCTCTGTGGGTTGTCTTGTTCATGGCTGCCTTCTTGGGGCTCTTTGGCTATGGTGTTCAATGGCTTGTCATTTCCAAGATCATCACTTTGCCTTATGTTCTG GTATTTCTCCTATGCTTGACCGCTGGATGCAGCATCTGCTGGTTCAACACAGTTTGCTATGTTCTATGCATAAAAAACTTTTCAACAAACAGAGCATTAGCATTATCCCTCACCATCAGTTTCAATGGAGTTAGTGCTGCCATCTATACCCTCATTGCAAATGCAATAAACCCTCAAAATGATACTCTGTACCTCCTCTTAAATGCAGCTGTCCCTCTTCTTGTGTCTGTTCTGGCACTGCTCCCCATCCTACGCCAACCACCTTTGCAGCACCTTGCCACTGATGCTACGAGCTGGGACTCCTCCATTTTTCTTGTCCTCAACATTCTAGCCATTATCACTGGCCTATATCTGCTCCTCTTGGATTCATTATCCTCTGTTTCGTCAACAGCATGCTTCCTTCTCGGGGGTGCTATTCTTCTGTTAGTCCTTCCCTTGTGCTTACCAGGTATTGTGTGTGCAAGAAACTGGGCTAGGCAGACCATCCATGCAAGTTTCCATTCTGATGGTTCAAGATTCAATTTGGTTGACACTGATGACCTTGAGCTTGTTAAAGGACTCATCGGAAGTGAAAACTGTAGTGGCTCAAATGGCAATTCCTATAGGGTGATGGAGAAGGGGGTTTGTCTTACTTGTTTTGGAAGGGTAATGGAGAAGGATAGGTTGACTATGCTTGGCGAAGAGCACTCAGCTCCAGCACTAGTGCGTAGGTGGGATTTTTGGATATATTACGTTACATATTTCTGTGGAGGGACAATAGGGCTGGTTTACAGCAATAATCTAGGACAGATTGCTGAGTCTCTTGGATATTCAGAACTTAGTTCCCTCGTTACCCTCTACTCATCATGCTCATTCTTTGGTCGCTTGCTTTCAGCTGCCCCAGATTTCCTGCGTGA CAAGGTGTACTTTGCAAGGACTGGGTGGTTAGCAGTTGTAATTGTGCCAACACCAATTGCCTTCTTCTTGCTTGTTGCATCAGGCAGTGAGGAAGCATTGCAAGCTTGTACAGCTCTGGTTGGACTAAGCTCTGGGTTTGTATTTTCAGCAGCTGTGTCAATCACATCTGAGCTATTTGGGCCAAATAGTGCTGGGGTCAACCACAACATCCTCATCACCAACATCCCTATTGGATCACTCCTCTATGGTcttcttgcagctattgtgtatGATTCCAATGCAGGAAGTACCAGCTTGTTGGAGACCCAGTTGGGGAAAGAAATGGTGTGCATGGGTAGGCAATGCTACTTGAAGACCTTCATAGTCTGGGGTTGCATATCACTGGTAGGCCTAGTTTCAAGCTTTTTGCTTTTTCTGAGAACCAGACCTGCATATGACCATTTCAAAAGCAGCCGAAACAGGACACAATCCTCTTAA
- the LOC110658164 gene encoding xylulose 5-phosphate/phosphate translocator, chloroplastic, giving the protein MNLHIFTLIFLACRVCGWLSLVHHSSKARTKMLTLNLTLSSPVTFSKSIHHKCPINASSPLNPNISGRAQNQITLFNKPTSQIGSFATKVSNFGEIHGYPLGLFSRFTYQISDFNRVHENPSGFCSKSRSYVAKAAESESESSPEGEAGAVSKPKDKTLQLALVFGLWYFQNIVFNIYNKKALNVFPFPWFLASFQLFVGSIWMLILWSLKLQPCPKISKPFIIALLGPALFHTIGHISACVSFSKVAVSFTHVIKSSEPVFSVIFSSILGDTYPLKVWLSILPIVLGCSLAAITEVSFNFEGLWGALISNVGFVFRNIYSKKSLQSFKEVNGLNLYGWISILSLFYLFPVAVVVEGSQWIQGYHKAIEAVGKSSTFYIWVMVSGNFYHLYNQSSYQALDDISPLTFSVGNTMKRVVVIVATVLAFRNPVRPLNAVGSAIAILGTFLYSQASAKKANKTEGEKKS; this is encoded by the coding sequence ATGAACCTTCATATATTTACCTTAATTTTTTTAGCTTGCAGAGTCTGTGGCTGGCTCTCCCTTGTACATCATAGCTCAAAAGCTAGAACTAAAATGCTAACTTTGAATCTCACCCTATCTTCTCCCGTCACTTTCTCCAAATCCATCCACCATAAGTGCCCCATAAATGCTTCATCCCCCCTAAATCCAAATATTTCCGGCAGAGCTCAAAATCAAATTACTCTCTTTAATAAACCCACCTCTCAAATTGGTTCATTTGCCACTAAAGTCTCAAACTTTGGCGAAATCCATGGCTACCCGCTTGGCCTCTTTTCAAGATTCACTTACCAGATCTCTGATTTCAACAGGGTTCATGAGAATCCATCTGGGTTTTGCTCGAAATCCAGATCTTATGTTGCTAAAGCAGCAGAATCTGAATCGGAATCAAGCCCAGAAGGAGAAGCTGGTGCGGTTTCGAAGCCTAAAGATAAAACTCTCCAGCTTGCACTTGTATTTGGTCTTTGGTACTTCCAGAATATTGTCTTCAACATTTACAACAAGAAAGCATTGAATGTGTTTCCTTTCCCATGGTTTCTAGCTTCCTTCCAGCTTTTTGTTGGGTCTATTTGGATGCTCATCCTATGGTCATTAAAGCTCCAGCCATGCCCGAAGATCTCAAAACCATTCATTATTGCTCTTCTTGGACCTGCTTTGTTTCACACTATCGGACACATATCAGCCTGTGTTTCATTCTCTAAGGTTGCTGTTTCTTTCACTCATGTCATCAAATCATCAGAACCTGTTTTCTCTGTtatattctcttcaattctcggtGATACATACCCTTTAAAAGTCTGGCTCTCCATCCTCCCGATCGTTCTTGGTTGTTCCCTTGCTGCCATTACTGAAGTGTCGTTCAATTTCGAAGGCTTGTGGGGTGCTTTGATTAGCAATGTTGGTTTTGTGTTCAGGAACATTTACTCAAAAAAGAGTTTGCAGAGCTTCAAGGAAGTTAATGGACTTAACTTGTATGGTTGGATTAGtatactctcattattttatttgTTTCCTGTTGCGGTTGTTGTTGAAGGGTCTCAATGGATTCAAGGGTACCATAAGGCGATTGAAGCTGTTGGCAAATCATCAACATTTTATATATGGGTGATGGTATCTGGTAACTTTTATCATCTCTATAACCAATCTTCTTATCAGGCGCTTGACGACATTAGCCCCTTAACCTTTTCCGTTGGTAACACAATGAAGAGAGTGGTGGTGATTGTGGCTACTGTCTTGGCGTTTAGAAATCCAGTTAGGCCTTTGAATGCAGTTGGATCAGCCATTGCCATATTGGGGACTTTCCTATACTCTCAGGCATCTGCTAAGAAAGCCAACAAAACTGAAGGTGAAAAGAAGAGTTAG